From a single Rutidosis leptorrhynchoides isolate AG116_Rl617_1_P2 chromosome 5, CSIRO_AGI_Rlap_v1, whole genome shotgun sequence genomic region:
- the LOC139849317 gene encoding uncharacterized protein has protein sequence MRLTQLLRWLGRCLVERRSWMDRNTWMYEIGRATAEFMDSVDEFITVAETDQLEKGNNAICCPCKKCKNARWYADSIDIKSHLIAHGFMRGYTCWSFHGESVANLNPSVSDNDTDNEEDSYNSDNNVNFDDMFDDLDMEDNVADKYHDRLQQLFVDAEKPLYTGCMNFTKLSAVIQLVNLKSNNGWNDTSFTSLLELLNKMLPEGNELPVSTYQAKKLMCPMGLEIQRIHACPNDCMLYRNEDKDLLQCKVCGTSRYKRGKPTDNADSDVSENGPPPKLLWYLPIIPQLKRLFANEKDAKLLRWHAEDRKNDGKMRHVADSLQWKNFDKDFEEFGDEIRNIRFGLSSDGINPFGDLSSRHSTWPVLLCIYNLPPWLCMKRKYIMMSLLIQGPKQPGNDIDVYLQPLVNEMMELWSTGIHVYDAYKKEYFQLRAMLFCTINDFPAYGNLSGYSTKGKKACPICEENTHSIWLTNCKKPAFMGHRRELAENHPYRKKSDLFDGTIEDRKLPPPLDGETTLSKVANINVVLGKKGVGPPKGIWKKKSIFWKLPYWKHLRVRHCIDVMHIEKNVCESLIGLLLNIPGKTKDGIKVRRDMELMNIRPELQPKDIDGRSTKFLPPACYTMSKVEKTKFCQCLHGIKVPSGYSANIRKLVSMKDLKLLGMKSHDCHVLMTQMIPIAIRGILPNRIRHTITKLCLFFNMIHSKVIDPGVLDEYQRDIILTLYELEMYFPPSFFDVMVHLESHIVGEIKVSGPVFLRYMYPFERYMGILKGYVRNLNRPEGSIVEGYASEEVIEFCTNYMDGFKSVGIPQSRHEGRLSEWLKDKVRRTLPNIDKTVEALGFTPKHVFQYQGYDINRYTFYTKAQDKKGKTQNSGVTVIVSSTEFTMVNREERSRIAKKSYYGVIQEIWELDYGDSYAIPLFKCKWVANDRGVQVDEDGFTTVNLSTNGYKEEPFILAKLVTQVFFIEDPKDPRWHVVQYGKWRIVGVENVVDEDEYDQFDELPPFSVGVQPLNEVVAGNNTIYFREDHEEGDEVADT, from the exons ATGAG GTTAACACAATTGCTTAGATGGTTAGGACGTTGTTTGGTAGAGAGGAGGTCGTGG ATGGATCGGAATACTTGGATGTACGAGATAGGTCGAGCTACCGCTGAGTTTATGGATAGTGTAGATGAATTTATTACAGTTGCTGAGACTGATCAACTAGAAAAAGGAAACAACGCAATTTGTTGTCCTTGTAAGAAATGCAAAAATGCACGGTGGTATGCTGATTCAATCGATATCAAAAGTCATCTAATTGCACACGGATTTATGAGAGGGTACACATGTTGGTCTTTTCATGGTGAGTCAGTAGCTAACCTTAACCCGTCTGTTTCGGATAACGATACCGATAATGAAGAAGATTCATACAATAGTGACAATAATGTTAATTTTGATGACATGTTTGATGATTTGGATATGGAGGATAATGTTGCTGATAAGTATCATGACAGATTACAACAACTATTTGTTGACGCTGAAAAACCTTTATATACCGGTTGTATGAATTTTACAAAACTTTCCGCTGTGATACAACTGGTTAACTTAAAATCAAACAATGGTTGGAACGATACAAGTTTCACTAGCCTGTTAGAGTTATTGAACAAAATGCTACCAGAAGGTAATGAGTTGCCGGTTTCAACATACCAAGCAAAGAAATTAATGTGCCCAATGGGATTGGAAATACAGAGAATACATGCTTGTCCAAATGATTGTATGTTATACAGGAATGAAGACAAAGACCTACTTCAATGTAAGGTATGTGGTACATCTAGGTATAAACGTGGAAAACCGACTGATAATGCTGATAGTGATGTGTCAGAAAATGGACCTCCTCCAAAATTATTGTGGTACTTGCCTATCATACCACAATTAAAGAGACTATTTGCGAATGAGAAAGATGCAAAATTATTACGTTGGCATGCTGAAGATCGTAAAAATGATGGTAAAATGCGACATGTGGCCGATTCACTTCAATGGAAAAATTTTGATAAAGATTTTGAAGAATTTGGGGATGAGATACGTAATATAAGGTTCGGACTCAGTTCAGATGGAATTAATCCGTTCGGAGATTTGAGTAGCCGTCACAGCACGTGGCCTGTTCTTCTATGCATTTATAACCTACCGCCTTGGCTATGTATGAAAAGAAAATACATAATGATGTCTCTTTTGATTCAAGGCCCAAAGCAACCTGGAAACGACATTGATGTTTATTTGCAACCATTAGTTAATGAAATGATGGAATTATGGAGTACCGGCATACACGTTTATGATGCATACAAGAAAGAATACTTCCAACTACGGGCAATGCTTTTTTGCACCATTAATGATTTTCCTGCTTATGGTAACTTGTCTGGATATAGTACGAAGGGGAAAAAGGCATGTCCTATTTGTGAGGAAAATACTCACTCGATATGGCTCACAAATTGTAAGAAACCTGCATTTATGGGGCATCGGAGAGAGCTTGCCGAGAATCACCCGTACCGTAAAAAGTCAGATTTATTTGATGGTACTATAGAGGATAGAAAACTACCACCACCATTGGATGGagaaactacactctccaaagttgCTAATATAAATGTTGTTTTGGGAAAGAAAGGGGTTGGTCCTCCCAAAGGTATTTGGAAGAAAAAGTCTATTTTTTGGAAATTACCCTACTGGAAGCATTTACGAGTCCGACATTGTATTGATGTTATGCATATTGAGAAAAATGTTTGTGAAAGTTTGATAGGGTTACTGTTGAACATTCCTGGAAAAACAAAAGATGGAATTAAAGTTAGAAGGGACATGGAACTAATGAATATCAGACCAGAGCTACAACCTAAAGATATTGATGGAAGGTCCACCAAGTTTCTTCCTCCGGCCTGTTATACTATGTCGAAGGTCGAGAAAACTAAATTTTGTCAATGTTTACATGGTATTAAGGTTCCATCAGGATACTCTGCTAACATTAGGAAGTTGGTTTCGATGAAAGATTTGAAGTTACTTGGTATGAAGTCACATGATTGTCATGTACTAATGACCCAGATGATTCCTATCGCAATTCGTGGAATTCTACCCAACCGTATTCGACACACAATTACAAAACTATGCTTATTTTTCAACATGATTCATTCAAAGGTGATTGATCCTGGTGTGCTGGATGAATATCAAAGAGATATCATACTTACTCTTTACGAACTCGAGATGTACTTTCCACCTTCTTTCTTTGATGTCATGGTTCATTTGGAATCTCATATTGTAGGAGAAATAAAGGTATCTGGTCCAGTTTTCTTACGGTATATGTATCCATTTGAAAGATATATGGGTATCTTGAAAGGTTATGTAAGGAACCTTAATCGACCAGAAGGCAGTATCGTTGAAGGATATGCATCCGAAGAGGTGATCGAATTCTGCACAAACTATATGGatgggtttaaaagtgtcgggattcCACAAAGTCGTCATGAAGGAAGACTATCAG AATGGTTGAAAGACAAAGTTAGGAGGACACTTCCAAATATTGATAAAACGGTCGAAGCTTTGGGATTCACCCCTAAACATGTGTTCCAATATCAAGGATATGACATAAATAGGTATACCTTTTACACTAAAGCTCAAGATAAGAAGGGTAAAACCCAAAACAGCGGTGTCACGGTGATAGTCTCGTCGACGGAATTCACCATGGTCAATCGTGAAGAAAGATCAAGGATCGCCAAAAAATCGTATTATGGTGTCATTCAAGAAATATGGGAATTAGATTATGGTGATTCGTACGCTATACCCTTGTTCAAGTGTAAGTGGGTTGCTAATGATCGAGGTGTTCAAGTTGATGAAGATGGTTTTACAACTGTTAATCTTTCCACCAATGGATATAAAGAAGAACCATTCATTCTAGCAAAACTAGTTACTCAAGTATTCTTTATCGAAGACCCAAAGGATCCTAGATGGCATGTGGTTCAGTATGGAAAATGGCGGATTGTTGGTGTCGAGAACGTTGTTGATGAGGATGAGTACGACCAATTTGACGAGTTACCGCCATTTTCAGTCGGTGTTCAACCTTTGAATGAAGTTGTTGCTGGAAATAATACAATCTACTTTAGAGAAGACCATGAGGAAGGAGACGAGGTTGCAGACACATAA